The proteins below come from a single Sphaerochaeta sp. genomic window:
- a CDS encoding branched-chain amino acid ABC transporter permease, translating to MEPTTNHSHKSLKYFLICLLFLGFLVLIENLQNFIPRSSIPKVLLPTSQLFTVLKKGAVYSLLAVSLNLLNGFTGLFSLGQAGFMLLGAYTYAIFTVPAAKKDAVYYLFGGSAIKFSFQDLFGMIFGTTGAGGVVSLILGVLLALILAGFVAAFFAWLIGAVVLRFTSDYLAIATLGFAEIIRAIFQWQTLGPVTNGANMIKSFPTFSSFNITNASGKVILRLSTVIPFIVSIACIVFIVLLINSSYGRAFKAIREDEIAAEAMGINLAKHKRLSFCISSFFAGVGGALFAMYAANAQAKVFTSTMTYEILLIVVIGGIGSVSGSVLATFLYVASSEWWLRFLDEKVTFATAASTGRISFIIGFALVVVAGAWLLVRRENRKPETKLYKKALLLLVALLLIGWISIFTASGQTTLPLLRNGFRMVVFSVVIMIVVLFFRNGMFGDKELPAMIAQLKKKRIAKTHEESEA from the coding sequence ATGGAACCTACCACAAACCATTCCCACAAATCGTTGAAGTATTTTCTGATCTGCCTGCTGTTCCTCGGGTTTCTGGTTCTTATCGAGAACCTGCAGAATTTCATTCCGCGCAGTTCCATCCCCAAGGTGCTGCTTCCCACCAGTCAGTTGTTCACCGTATTGAAAAAAGGTGCCGTGTATTCGTTGCTGGCCGTCAGCCTGAATCTTCTCAACGGCTTTACCGGATTGTTCAGTCTGGGGCAGGCGGGATTCATGCTCCTTGGCGCCTATACCTATGCGATCTTCACCGTACCCGCGGCGAAGAAAGACGCGGTGTACTACCTGTTCGGAGGTTCGGCGATCAAATTCTCGTTCCAGGACCTGTTTGGAATGATCTTCGGTACCACCGGAGCGGGGGGTGTGGTCAGTTTGATCCTCGGCGTCCTTTTGGCGTTGATCCTGGCCGGATTCGTCGCGGCCTTCTTCGCCTGGTTGATCGGCGCGGTAGTGCTCCGGTTCACCAGTGATTATCTGGCCATCGCCACGCTGGGGTTCGCCGAGATCATCCGCGCCATCTTCCAGTGGCAGACGCTGGGGCCGGTAACCAACGGCGCCAACATGATCAAGAGTTTCCCGACGTTCTCCAGCTTCAACATCACCAATGCCAGTGGGAAGGTGATCCTCCGGCTGTCCACGGTGATCCCGTTCATCGTCTCGATCGCCTGCATCGTGTTCATCGTTCTGTTGATCAACTCTTCCTATGGACGGGCGTTCAAGGCGATCCGGGAAGATGAGATCGCCGCCGAGGCGATGGGCATCAACCTGGCCAAGCACAAGCGTCTTTCCTTCTGCATCTCCTCGTTCTTCGCCGGTGTCGGTGGCGCGTTGTTCGCCATGTACGCGGCAAACGCCCAGGCGAAGGTGTTCACTTCCACGATGACTTACGAGATCCTGTTGATCGTGGTGATCGGCGGTATCGGTTCCGTCTCCGGTTCGGTGCTCGCCACGTTCCTGTATGTGGCGTCTTCCGAATGGTGGCTGCGGTTCCTGGACGAGAAGGTGACGTTCGCCACAGCAGCGTCCACCGGACGGATTTCGTTCATCATCGGGTTCGCTTTGGTGGTGGTCGCCGGAGCGTGGCTGTTGGTCCGCAGGGAAAACCGGAAGCCGGAGACCAAGCTGTACAAGAAAGCGTTGCTGTTGTTGGTGGCCCTCCTTTTGATCGGATGGATTTCGATCTTCACCGCGTCCGGACAGACTACGTTGCCACTGCTGCGAAACGGCTTCCGTATGGTGGTGTTCTCCGTCGTCATCATGATCGTCGTGCTGTTCTTCCGCAACGGCATGTTCGGGGACAAGGAGCTTCCCGCGATGATCGCGCAGTTGAAAAAGAAGCGGATCGCCAAAACGCATGAGGAGTCCGAAGCATGA
- a CDS encoding ABC transporter ATP-binding protein: MSDNVLQLDHITMQFGGVVAVNDLNLEVNQGEIVALIGPNGAGKTTAFNCITGVYEPTNGRVVFMGEPIVENHPQGKMKKLYAGDDKTEFANVISPTPDRITQKGIARTFQNIRLFSALSVFDNVLIAKHMRAKQNFLSATLRLNRAEEARMRSETKTLLEQQGLYQLKDEVAGSLPYGIQRRLEIARALATEPKLLLLDEPAAGMNPQETNELAQFVKQIRDEYHLAIFMIEHHMDIVMQISDRIYVLDFGKLIATGTPEEVSSNQRVIDAYLGVSDNAED; the protein is encoded by the coding sequence ATGAGCGACAACGTACTTCAATTGGATCATATCACCATGCAGTTCGGAGGTGTGGTCGCCGTCAATGACCTGAACCTGGAGGTGAACCAGGGGGAGATCGTCGCCTTGATCGGCCCCAACGGGGCTGGCAAGACCACGGCGTTCAACTGTATCACCGGAGTGTATGAGCCGACCAACGGCAGGGTGGTGTTCATGGGAGAGCCCATCGTGGAGAACCATCCGCAGGGGAAGATGAAGAAGCTGTACGCCGGTGACGACAAGACGGAGTTCGCCAACGTCATCAGCCCGACGCCGGACAGGATCACCCAGAAGGGGATCGCCCGGACGTTCCAGAACATCCGGCTGTTCAGCGCCCTGTCCGTCTTCGACAACGTGTTGATCGCCAAGCATATGCGCGCCAAGCAGAATTTCCTCTCGGCGACGCTTCGCCTGAATCGTGCGGAAGAGGCGAGGATGCGCTCCGAGACTAAAACGCTCCTGGAGCAGCAGGGACTGTACCAGCTGAAGGATGAGGTGGCCGGATCCCTGCCGTATGGCATCCAGCGGCGTCTTGAGATCGCCCGGGCGTTGGCCACCGAGCCGAAGTTGCTGCTCCTTGACGAGCCGGCGGCGGGGATGAACCCCCAGGAGACCAACGAACTGGCCCAGTTCGTCAAGCAGATCCGGGACGAGTACCATCTGGCGATCTTCATGATCGAGCATCACATGGACATCGTCATGCAGATTTCCGACCGCATCTACGTGCTGGACTTCGGAAAACTCATCGCGACAGGAACCCCTGAGGAAGTGTCAAGCAACCAGCGGGTGATCGATGCATATCTGGGAGTGAGCGACAATGCTGAGGATTGA
- a CDS encoding ABC transporter ATP-binding protein translates to MLRIDDLCVSYGGIEAVKGISFQVEEGQIVTLIGANGAGKSTTLRAISGLVNIKSGRIHFQAEDVTGLHPYKIVSKGITMVPEGRRVFPDLTVLENLKVGAYLRSDDLQDDINWVYSLFPRLKERSWQAAGTLSGGEQQMLAVGRALMSRPKLIMMDEPSLGLAPLVVKEIFDIIKEINKLGVTVLLIEQNANMALRIADVGYVMETGRITLSGPGKELLKNEAIKKAYLGK, encoded by the coding sequence ATGCTGAGGATTGATGATCTCTGTGTCAGTTATGGTGGCATCGAAGCGGTCAAGGGGATTTCCTTTCAGGTGGAGGAAGGACAGATCGTCACGTTGATCGGCGCCAACGGCGCCGGCAAGTCCACCACGCTCCGGGCAATCTCCGGCTTGGTGAACATCAAGAGCGGTCGGATCCACTTCCAGGCGGAAGACGTGACGGGACTGCATCCCTACAAGATCGTCTCCAAGGGCATCACGATGGTTCCTGAGGGCCGGAGGGTGTTTCCCGACCTTACCGTACTGGAAAACCTGAAGGTTGGCGCTTATCTCCGCAGCGATGACCTGCAGGATGACATCAACTGGGTGTACAGCCTTTTCCCCCGTCTGAAGGAACGTTCCTGGCAGGCGGCCGGTACGCTCTCCGGAGGCGAGCAGCAGATGCTTGCCGTAGGCCGTGCCCTGATGTCCCGTCCCAAGTTGATCATGATGGACGAGCCGTCCCTGGGCCTCGCCCCGTTGGTCGTCAAGGAGATCTTCGACATCATCAAGGAGATCAACAAGCTGGGAGTGACGGTTCTTCTGATCGAGCAGAACGCCAACATGGCCCTGAGAATCGCCGATGTCGGCTACGTGATGGAGACGGGGCGCATCACCCTCAGTGGTCCCGGAAAGGAACTGTTGAAGAACGAGGCGATCAAGAAAGCGTATCTGGGAAAGTGA
- a CDS encoding branched-chain amino acid ABC transporter permease — protein sequence MDFFISILISGVAVGGQYALIAIGYTMVYGILRLINFAHGDVFMAAGLMGIYFSASLPLYLALPLVVILTIVLGFVIERVAYEPLLSSPRMSVMISAIGVSYLIQNTATYLTGGQPMSYPSLPVLSSTVTIAGTPTKWVVILTPFLVLALVFALTLLINRTKVGMAMRAVAKDFETSQLMGIKINSIISLTFVIGSALAAVGSILYFTNYPAIVPTSGAMPGLKAFVAAVFGGIGSIPGAVIGSFIIGICENLIKSTHFTIFSDAFTFALLIVILVFKPTGLFGEKATEKV from the coding sequence ATGGATTTTTTCATTTCCATTCTGATTTCAGGTGTGGCGGTAGGAGGGCAGTACGCTCTGATCGCCATAGGGTATACGATGGTATACGGGATTCTGAGGTTGATCAACTTCGCCCATGGGGACGTTTTCATGGCCGCGGGGTTGATGGGCATCTACTTTTCCGCTTCCTTGCCGCTGTATCTCGCGTTGCCTTTGGTGGTCATCCTGACCATCGTCCTTGGCTTCGTCATCGAGCGGGTCGCCTATGAGCCGCTTCTCTCATCCCCCCGTATGTCGGTGATGATCTCCGCCATCGGTGTCAGTTACCTGATCCAGAACACGGCGACGTACCTGACCGGTGGGCAGCCGATGTCCTATCCGTCACTTCCTGTGCTCTCCAGCACGGTGACCATCGCCGGAACGCCGACCAAGTGGGTGGTGATCCTCACCCCGTTTTTGGTACTGGCGCTGGTCTTCGCGCTGACGCTGTTGATCAACCGGACCAAGGTCGGCATGGCGATGCGCGCCGTGGCGAAGGACTTCGAAACCAGCCAATTGATGGGCATCAAGATCAATTCGATCATCTCCCTGACCTTTGTGATCGGCTCGGCGCTTGCCGCCGTCGGTTCCATCCTGTACTTCACCAACTATCCGGCCATCGTCCCCACCTCCGGCGCCATGCCGGGGCTGAAGGCGTTCGTCGCCGCGGTGTTTGGGGGGATCGGCAGCATTCCCGGAGCGGTCATCGGGTCGTTCATCATCGGAATCTGCGAGAACCTGATCAAGAGCACCCACTTCACCATCTTCTCTGATGCGTTCACCTTCGCCCTGTTGATCGTCATTCTGGTGTTCAAACCCACCGGGCTGTTTGGTGAGAAAGCGACGGAAAAGGTATGA